One part of the Marinihelvus fidelis genome encodes these proteins:
- the cls gene encoding cardiolipin synthase has protein sequence MKWVKRKGKKAMLISTFVTLFYILGWLSAANAVMTARTAQGAIAWSISLVTFPFVAVPAYWVFGRSKFEGFLGAYDERRSEIDALVADIRSNMSEFRATTADNKPSFAAMERLTGAMMTGRNAAELLINGDATFDSIFEGIERAESYILVQFYMFHDDGLGRRMRDALVARASEGIRVLVLYDEVGSSGLPDDYVESLRQAGVEVSSFNPTQGLGNRFQLNFRNHRKIVVVDGRVGWVGGHNVGDEYLGLDPEFSPWRDTHVRLEGPVAVQLQAVFLSDWYWATRQIPVLDWQPKAAPAGDTKAMIVASAPTQQLETAGLMFVDALSAARERIWLSAPYFVPDEAVMKALELAALRGVDVRILMPGKGDSAVVFLAGYHYVQQLRGLGITFYEYRPGFLHEKVGLVDNDVAWVGTANFDNRSFRLNFEVTALIHDDDFVREMEAMFEADFQHATTLDPESLDERGFFWRLGVSLSRLAAPVL, from the coding sequence ATGAAGTGGGTGAAACGAAAAGGCAAGAAAGCCATGCTGATCTCGACCTTCGTTACGCTGTTCTACATCCTCGGCTGGCTGTCCGCCGCCAACGCCGTCATGACCGCGCGAACCGCCCAGGGCGCCATCGCCTGGTCCATTTCGCTGGTCACGTTCCCGTTCGTCGCCGTGCCGGCGTACTGGGTGTTTGGCCGCAGCAAGTTCGAGGGCTTCCTGGGCGCCTACGACGAGCGCCGCAGCGAGATCGACGCGCTGGTCGCCGATATCCGCTCAAACATGTCCGAGTTTCGTGCCACGACGGCCGATAACAAGCCTTCGTTTGCGGCGATGGAGCGGCTGACCGGCGCCATGATGACCGGGCGAAACGCGGCAGAGCTGCTGATCAACGGCGACGCCACGTTCGACAGTATTTTCGAGGGCATCGAGCGCGCCGAGAGCTATATCCTGGTGCAGTTCTACATGTTCCACGATGACGGCCTGGGCCGGCGCATGCGAGACGCCCTGGTGGCAAGGGCCAGTGAAGGCATCCGCGTGTTGGTGCTCTACGACGAGGTTGGCAGTAGTGGGTTGCCCGATGACTACGTGGAATCGCTGCGCCAGGCCGGTGTCGAGGTGTCGTCGTTCAACCCCACCCAGGGCCTGGGCAACCGTTTCCAGCTGAATTTCCGCAACCACCGCAAGATCGTCGTCGTCGATGGTCGTGTCGGTTGGGTTGGCGGCCACAACGTGGGGGACGAGTACCTGGGGCTGGACCCGGAATTCAGCCCCTGGCGCGATACCCATGTCCGCCTGGAGGGTCCGGTAGCGGTGCAGTTGCAGGCCGTGTTCCTGTCCGACTGGTACTGGGCCACACGGCAGATCCCGGTGCTGGACTGGCAGCCAAAGGCCGCGCCGGCCGGCGACACGAAAGCCATGATCGTTGCCTCCGCGCCGACCCAGCAACTGGAGACCGCCGGCCTGATGTTTGTCGACGCGCTCAGCGCCGCGCGCGAGCGAATCTGGCTATCGGCGCCGTATTTCGTCCCCGACGAGGCGGTCATGAAGGCGCTCGAACTGGCCGCGCTGCGCGGTGTCGACGTGCGCATCCTGATGCCAGGCAAGGGCGACAGTGCCGTTGTGTTCCTGGCCGGTTATCACTATGTGCAGCAGCTGCGGGGCCTGGGTATCACGTTCTATGAATACCGCCCCGGATTTCTGCACGAAAAGGTCGGCCTGGTCGACAACGATGTCGCCTGGGTGGGTACGGCCAATTTCGACAACCGCTCGTTCCGGCTGAATTTCGAAGTGACCGCGCTGATCCATGACGACGACTTCGTCAGGGAAATGGAGGCCATGTTCGAGGCCGACTTCCAGCATGCCACCACGCTGGACCCGGAGTCGCTCGACGAGCGCGGCTTCTTCTGGCGCCTGGGCGTCAGCCTGTCACGCCTGGCTGCGCCGGTGCTCTAG
- a CDS encoding 3-hydroxyacyl-CoA dehydrogenase NAD-binding domain-containing protein: MSDPIQYRVEDGLAFLTMDAPPVNSLGQAMRAALLDGLQQAEADDNVDAIVLGSSQRVFCGGADISEFGSPRFLAEPDLFGLLNTIEAASKPVIAAINGFALGGGLELALACDYRFAAPTARLGLPEVNLGLIPGAGGTQRLPRLASVPKALDMITSGKPIDAADALAHGIVDAVAGPDEDFAAAVTAYARTLSSEDAPVRSCNDIDIDPATVPDGFFDDFRAGIARKTQGYPAPEAAIQAIEAAVGQPFAEGLAREQALFFELGETPQARALQHLFFAERGSRKIPGLDPKTARRDINTVGIVGAGTMGAGIAMCFANAGIPVTLVEISDQALERGLGRIRADYDGRVERGRLDADQRDRTVALIEGTTDFQALSHVDLVIEAVFEDLAIKIELFEKLDGVARTGAILATNTSYQDVDRIAAATNRPRDVVGLHFFSPANIMRLLEVVRGAHTADDVLLTALDLGIRLKKVPVVSGVCHGFIGNRMLEPYSREAARLLLEGATPAQVDAALTSFGFAMGIFAVMDLAGIDVFWMARQGRQDTFADDPGYGAIGDALYELGRYGQKTGRGFYRYEGRDRSEDPEVVELAAKIAGKLGIEQREISEQEIIERCVYPLIDEGARILEEGIAYRSGDIDLVWVNGYGFPAWRGGPMQYADEIGARTVLDGMRKYRDSLGDYGQRWFQPSALLQELATDGGRFSR, translated from the coding sequence ATGAGCGATCCTATCCAGTACCGGGTCGAGGACGGCCTCGCCTTCCTGACCATGGACGCCCCGCCGGTCAACAGCCTGGGTCAGGCCATGCGGGCCGCATTGCTGGACGGCCTGCAGCAGGCCGAGGCGGACGACAACGTGGACGCGATCGTGCTGGGCTCCAGCCAGCGTGTGTTCTGTGGTGGCGCTGACATCAGCGAGTTTGGATCGCCCCGTTTCCTGGCCGAGCCTGACCTGTTCGGGTTGCTCAACACCATCGAGGCTGCCAGCAAACCGGTCATCGCCGCCATCAACGGCTTCGCGCTGGGCGGCGGGCTGGAACTCGCTCTGGCCTGTGACTACCGCTTTGCGGCGCCAACGGCGCGACTGGGCCTGCCCGAGGTTAACCTTGGCCTGATCCCCGGTGCTGGCGGCACCCAGCGTCTACCCCGCCTGGCCAGCGTGCCCAAGGCCCTGGACATGATCACCAGTGGCAAACCCATCGACGCGGCGGATGCACTGGCGCATGGCATCGTAGACGCCGTCGCCGGGCCGGACGAGGATTTCGCAGCCGCGGTCACCGCCTACGCACGCACGCTGTCCAGTGAAGACGCGCCGGTGCGTAGCTGCAACGATATCGATATCGACCCCGCCACCGTGCCGGACGGATTCTTCGACGACTTCCGCGCTGGCATCGCCCGCAAGACCCAGGGCTACCCGGCCCCGGAAGCCGCCATCCAGGCCATCGAGGCCGCGGTCGGCCAGCCCTTCGCCGAAGGCCTGGCGCGCGAGCAGGCGCTGTTCTTCGAACTGGGTGAAACCCCGCAGGCGCGCGCGCTGCAGCACCTGTTCTTTGCCGAACGCGGCAGCCGCAAGATTCCCGGGCTGGACCCGAAGACCGCGCGCCGCGACATCAACACCGTCGGCATCGTCGGCGCTGGCACCATGGGCGCCGGTATCGCCATGTGCTTCGCCAACGCCGGCATCCCGGTCACGCTGGTGGAGATTTCCGACCAGGCCCTGGAGCGCGGCCTGGGCCGCATCCGGGCCGACTACGATGGCCGCGTCGAACGCGGCCGGCTGGACGCCGACCAGCGCGACCGCACCGTGGCCCTGATCGAGGGCACCACCGACTTCCAGGCCCTGTCGCACGTCGACCTGGTGATCGAGGCCGTGTTCGAGGACCTGGCCATCAAGATCGAGCTGTTCGAAAAACTGGACGGCGTGGCCCGGACAGGTGCGATCCTGGCGACCAACACCTCCTACCAGGACGTCGACCGCATCGCCGCGGCCACCAACCGCCCCCGCGACGTCGTCGGACTGCACTTCTTCAGCCCCGCCAATATCATGCGGCTGCTGGAGGTGGTGCGCGGCGCGCACACCGCCGACGACGTGCTGCTGACCGCGCTGGACCTGGGCATACGGCTGAAGAAGGTGCCGGTGGTGTCCGGCGTCTGTCATGGCTTTATCGGCAACCGCATGCTCGAGCCCTACAGCCGCGAGGCCGCGCGACTGTTGCTCGAAGGCGCCACGCCGGCCCAGGTCGACGCCGCCCTCACCTCGTTTGGCTTTGCGATGGGTATCTTCGCGGTCATGGACCTGGCCGGCATCGACGTCTTCTGGATGGCCCGCCAGGGTCGCCAAGACACCTTTGCCGACGACCCGGGCTACGGCGCCATCGGCGACGCGCTCTACGAGCTGGGTCGCTATGGCCAGAAAACCGGGCGGGGCTTCTACCGCTACGAGGGTCGCGACCGGTCCGAGGACCCCGAGGTTGTGGAACTCGCCGCGAAGATTGCCGGCAAGCTGGGCATCGAACAGCGTGAGATCAGCGAGCAGGAGATTATCGAACGCTGCGTCTACCCGCTGATTGACGAAGGCGCCCGGATCCTTGAAGAAGGCATTGCCTACCGCTCCGGCGACATCGACCTGGTCTGGGTAAATGGCTACGGTTTCCCGGCATGGCGCGGCGGGCCGATGCAGTACGCCGACGAGATTGGCGCCAGGACCGTCTTGGACGGCATGCGCAAGTACCGCGATTCACTGGGCGACTACGGCCAGCGTTGGTTCCAGCCTTCAGCCCTGCTGCAGGAACTGGCCACCGACGGTGGTCGGTTCAGTCGCTGA
- a CDS encoding endonuclease/exonuclease/phosphatase family protein, producing MSEDASLAEAGRAPRTSEARARSLRLLLYNIRYAAGTGMAFNLPVPGAGYVRPNKANLARITEFIRQQDADIVGLVEIDTGSYRTGRQNQAELIADAIGHYSTYECKYGEASVNKNIPVLRNQANAFLAAPRVHGERFHYFDTGIKRLIIELELEQVRIFLVHLSLKYRHRQYQLRHLHELISAGDKPVIVAGDFNTFFGEHEMYLFMQAARLKSANVDRLPTYPSRSPRSELDFVLYGEGIEVTSFDVLKARFSDHLPLLCEFRLAEPPSTP from the coding sequence GTGAGCGAAGACGCCAGCCTTGCCGAGGCCGGCCGCGCACCGCGAACCAGCGAAGCGCGCGCCCGGTCGCTGCGACTGCTGCTGTACAACATCCGCTACGCGGCGGGCACCGGTATGGCCTTCAACCTGCCCGTGCCGGGCGCTGGCTATGTGCGCCCGAACAAGGCCAACCTGGCCCGCATCACCGAGTTCATCCGCCAGCAGGATGCCGACATCGTCGGCCTGGTCGAAATCGATACCGGTTCCTATCGCACCGGGCGGCAGAACCAGGCCGAGCTGATTGCCGATGCCATCGGCCATTACTCCACCTACGAGTGCAAGTACGGCGAGGCCTCGGTCAACAAGAACATCCCGGTGCTGCGCAACCAGGCCAACGCGTTCCTGGCCGCGCCGCGGGTGCACGGTGAGCGCTTTCACTATTTCGATACCGGCATCAAGCGGCTGATCATCGAGCTGGAGCTTGAGCAGGTGCGGATCTTCCTGGTGCACCTGTCGCTGAAGTACCGCCATCGCCAGTACCAGCTACGGCACCTGCACGAACTGATTTCCGCCGGTGACAAGCCGGTGATTGTCGCCGGAGATTTCAACACCTTCTTCGGCGAGCACGAGATGTACCTGTTCATGCAGGCCGCGCGGCTGAAAAGCGCGAACGTTGACCGCCTGCCGACGTATCCCAGCCGCTCGCCACGCTCCGAGCTCGATTTTGTGCTCTACGGCGAGGGCATCGAGGTGACCTCGTTCGACGTCCTCAAGGCCAGGTTCTCAGACCATCTTCCGCTGCTGTGCGAATTCAGGCTCGCCGAGCCGCCCTCGACGCCATGA
- a CDS encoding M16 family metallopeptidase, whose product MTRLRTVPALLLALLLPTLPVFADDNGILPFDAHTETLDNGLEVIVVNTGFPNLVSVQIPVQTGSRNEVEPGKSGFAHFFEHMMFRGTPNVSAAEYEAAMTRAGARRNAYTTDDYTNYYSTFAAEDLEEVLRIEADRFQNLDYSIEDFKTEARAVLGEYNKNSANPVRQILEVQRDNAYSQHPYKHTTMGFIEDIEDMPNEFDYSRTFFERWYRPEYTALIIAGDVDVDATMALVKQYWGNWNPPAAETLEIPAQVAPAGPVYTNVEWPSDTLPYVTVGFHGPAVLPDPYEWAALNMIFELYFSETSALYKRLVEQEQVVDQFFTYAPPRVDPYLATIFARVKDPAQATYVRDEIMKTFALARAEQVDAERLDEAKSNLRYGFTRGLDNTGDIAAELASWVHFERDYDTLNRVYAAYNTLAASDLHEVANAYFTDERLVVTTLAKDGLPADIGELPAMAVMAPVAEPVELDLLVQDNALPVINLKLLFEVGSAHDPAGKEGLARLAASMITDAGSRAMAISEINAAMFPIAASFNAQVDKEMTTFTGVFAAETWVTFLDLALPMLLDPGFREADFERMRDAQLNTLTEDLRNNNEEWLSKVALQRQVFRGTPYAYPSVGTVEGIQAITLDDVRAFVTEAYALGRLKIGINGDVPEGLVERLGVELAALPAESGLEDSGVPVANIPHGLQVEIIEKDTRATAITLGHPLDLIRGDDDFAALWLARTWLGEHRSAMSRLYQRIREVRGMNYGDYAYIESFDNGMFQFFPDPNNARKSQLFEMWIRPVEPKNAHMATRIAIHELQQLIDNGLSEAAFEDVRNYLSKNVFVMTSTQDQQLGYALDSNWYGIDEFADYMRAELADMTVDDVNAAIRRHFSAENLFITYVTQDAEGLKAALAEDAFSPMSYDADKPQALLDEDQLIGALELDIDADDISIVPVDSVFGGAQ is encoded by the coding sequence ATGACCCGCCTGCGAACCGTGCCGGCCCTGTTGCTGGCCCTGCTGTTGCCCACCCTGCCCGTTTTCGCCGATGACAATGGCATCCTGCCCTTCGACGCGCACACCGAAACGCTCGACAACGGCCTGGAGGTCATCGTCGTCAACACCGGGTTCCCGAACCTGGTGTCGGTGCAGATCCCGGTGCAGACCGGGTCGCGCAACGAGGTGGAGCCCGGCAAGTCGGGGTTCGCGCATTTTTTTGAGCACATGATGTTCCGGGGCACGCCAAACGTGTCGGCGGCCGAGTACGAGGCCGCCATGACCCGGGCCGGTGCGCGTCGCAATGCGTACACGACCGATGACTACACGAATTATTACTCGACCTTCGCGGCCGAGGACCTGGAAGAGGTGCTGCGCATCGAGGCGGACCGCTTCCAGAACCTGGATTACTCGATCGAGGACTTCAAGACCGAGGCGCGCGCGGTGCTGGGTGAGTACAACAAGAACTCGGCCAACCCGGTGCGCCAGATCCTCGAAGTGCAGCGTGACAACGCCTACAGCCAGCACCCGTACAAGCACACGACCATGGGCTTCATCGAGGACATCGAGGACATGCCCAACGAGTTCGACTACTCGCGCACCTTCTTTGAGCGCTGGTACCGGCCCGAGTACACGGCGCTGATTATCGCCGGTGATGTTGACGTCGATGCCACGATGGCGCTGGTGAAGCAGTACTGGGGCAACTGGAACCCGCCGGCCGCGGAGACACTGGAGATCCCCGCCCAGGTCGCGCCTGCCGGGCCGGTGTACACCAATGTCGAGTGGCCCAGCGACACCCTGCCCTACGTGACCGTCGGCTTCCATGGCCCGGCCGTGCTGCCGGACCCGTACGAGTGGGCCGCGCTGAACATGATTTTTGAGCTCTACTTCAGCGAGACCTCGGCGCTGTACAAGCGACTGGTGGAGCAGGAGCAGGTGGTCGACCAGTTCTTTACCTACGCGCCGCCGCGGGTTGACCCCTACCTGGCGACCATCTTCGCGCGCGTGAAGGACCCGGCGCAGGCGACCTATGTGCGCGACGAGATCATGAAGACCTTTGCCCTGGCGCGCGCCGAACAGGTGGACGCCGAGCGCCTGGACGAGGCCAAGTCGAACCTGCGTTACGGCTTTACGCGCGGCCTGGACAACACCGGCGACATCGCCGCCGAGCTGGCCTCGTGGGTGCATTTCGAGCGTGACTACGACACCCTGAACCGGGTCTACGCCGCCTACAACACGCTGGCGGCCAGCGACCTGCACGAGGTCGCCAACGCCTACTTTACCGATGAGCGGCTGGTGGTGACGACGCTGGCAAAGGACGGCCTGCCTGCCGACATCGGCGAGTTGCCGGCCATGGCCGTGATGGCGCCGGTGGCCGAGCCGGTCGAGCTCGACCTGCTGGTGCAGGACAACGCCCTGCCGGTCATCAACCTGAAGCTGCTGTTCGAAGTGGGCTCGGCCCATGACCCGGCCGGCAAGGAAGGCCTGGCCCGTCTGGCCGCGTCGATGATCACCGACGCCGGTTCGCGCGCCATGGCGATCAGCGAGATCAACGCGGCGATGTTTCCCATCGCGGCTTCGTTCAACGCCCAGGTCGACAAGGAAATGACTACCTTCACCGGCGTGTTCGCCGCCGAGACCTGGGTGACCTTCCTGGACCTGGCGCTGCCGATGCTGCTGGACCCGGGCTTCCGCGAGGCCGACTTCGAACGCATGCGGGACGCGCAGCTGAACACCCTGACCGAGGACCTGCGCAATAACAACGAGGAGTGGCTGAGCAAGGTCGCCCTGCAGCGGCAGGTGTTCCGTGGCACGCCCTACGCCTACCCCTCGGTGGGCACCGTCGAGGGCATCCAGGCCATCACGCTGGATGACGTCCGTGCCTTCGTCACCGAGGCCTACGCCCTTGGTCGGCTGAAAATCGGCATCAACGGCGACGTGCCGGAAGGCCTGGTCGAGCGCCTGGGCGTGGAACTGGCGGCGCTGCCGGCCGAATCCGGGCTGGAGGACAGCGGCGTTCCGGTCGCCAATATCCCGCACGGCCTGCAGGTGGAGATCATCGAGAAGGACACCCGCGCCACGGCCATCACCCTGGGCCACCCGCTGGACCTGATCCGCGGCGACGACGACTTCGCCGCGCTGTGGCTGGCCCGCACCTGGCTGGGTGAGCACCGCTCGGCGATGTCGCGCCTGTACCAGCGCATTCGCGAGGTCCGCGGCATGAATTACGGTGACTACGCCTACATCGAATCATTCGATAACGGCATGTTCCAGTTCTTCCCGGACCCGAACAACGCGCGCAAGTCACAGCTGTTCGAGATGTGGATCCGCCCGGTGGAGCCGAAGAACGCGCACATGGCCACCCGCATCGCCATCCATGAGCTGCAGCAGCTGATCGACAACGGCCTCAGCGAAGCAGCCTTCGAGGACGTGCGCAACTACCTGTCGAAGAATGTCTTCGTCATGACCTCCACGCAGGACCAGCAACTGGGCTACGCGCTGGATTCCAACTGGTATGGTATCGATGAATTCGCCGACTACATGCGCGCCGAGCTGGCCGACATGACCGTGGATGACGTCAACGCGGCCATCCGCCGGCATTTCTCGGCCGAGAACCTGTTCATCACCTACGTGACCCAGGATGCCGAGGGCCTGAAGGCGGCGCTGGCAGAGGACGCTTTCTCGCCGATGAGCTACGACGCCGACAAGCCGCAGGCGCTGCTGGATGAAGACCAGCTGATCGGCGCGCTGGAACTGGACATCGACGCTGACGACATCAGCATTGTGCCGGTCGACAGCGTGTTCGGCGGCGCACAGTAA
- a CDS encoding BCCT family transporter, with protein sequence MSKSPGHEPSPTEDRDDASTEPATEQASWYRINPPVFFGAGGLCLVIVLYAVLFQHSADVVFSQVQDWVVVKTGWFYILSVALFLIFVVILAFSSYGRIKLGPDHSEPDYSYASWFAMLFSAGMGIGLMFYGVAEPVMHTMAPPDAAPGTINAAREAMRITFFHWGVHAWAIYAVVALSLAYFAFRQGLPLTIRSAFYPIIGERIHGPIGHAVDTFAVLGTIFGVATSLGVGVIQVNAGLNFLFDAPVSAGVQVGLIAGITALATISVVLGLDGGIRRVSELNIILAVALLLFVMLAGPTVFLFKTLVQNTGQYLSGLVEMTFNLDAYEPTEWLGGWTLFYWGWWIAWSPFVGMFIARVSRGRTIREFVIGVLMVPTGFTFMWMTFFGDTALYLLLIDGFQGLGDAVQADTSVALFRFLEHLPMAAITSTLATLLVITFFVTSSDSGSLVVDMLTSGGTDEETPVWQRIFWAVTEGAIAAALLLAGGLQALQTATIASALPFCAVMLLMCWGLWKAVRADHARRITRYTTTIPPRVAQNPVTWQQRIGRILDHASRDEITAFIDGRLHQAMDKVASEFRARGLDAHVGATPSKARWIEVEHEGVRDFFYSVHARPYSPPSFIMRDTSPRRGEALRFYHAEVYLADGGQGYSVMGWTEDQLIADILDQYEKYLAYLESMKRADGLPEGLEHRRSQA encoded by the coding sequence ATGAGCAAAAGCCCGGGACACGAGCCTTCACCCACCGAGGACCGCGATGACGCCAGCACCGAACCGGCGACCGAGCAGGCGTCGTGGTACCGGATAAACCCGCCTGTTTTCTTTGGCGCGGGGGGGCTTTGCCTGGTCATCGTGTTGTACGCGGTTTTGTTCCAGCACTCCGCCGACGTCGTCTTCAGCCAGGTACAGGACTGGGTTGTCGTCAAGACCGGCTGGTTCTACATACTTTCGGTGGCGCTTTTCCTGATTTTCGTGGTGATCCTGGCGTTCTCCAGCTATGGCCGGATCAAGTTGGGGCCCGACCATAGTGAACCGGACTACAGCTATGCCTCGTGGTTCGCCATGCTGTTTTCCGCCGGCATGGGCATCGGCCTGATGTTTTACGGGGTGGCCGAGCCGGTCATGCATACCATGGCCCCACCGGATGCCGCGCCCGGCACAATCAACGCGGCGCGCGAAGCCATGCGCATTACATTCTTTCACTGGGGTGTTCATGCCTGGGCGATCTACGCGGTCGTGGCACTGTCCCTCGCGTATTTCGCGTTTCGCCAGGGGTTGCCGTTGACCATCCGCTCGGCGTTTTACCCCATCATCGGGGAACGCATTCACGGACCTATCGGTCACGCGGTGGATACGTTTGCCGTGCTGGGCACCATTTTCGGTGTCGCCACTTCGTTGGGCGTGGGTGTTATCCAGGTCAATGCCGGGCTGAATTTCCTCTTCGACGCGCCGGTCAGCGCGGGTGTGCAGGTCGGCCTGATCGCCGGCATCACCGCGCTGGCGACCATCTCCGTGGTGCTCGGGCTGGACGGCGGCATCCGCCGGGTTTCGGAACTGAACATCATCCTGGCCGTGGCCCTGCTGTTATTTGTCATGCTGGCCGGCCCCACGGTATTCCTGTTCAAGACCCTGGTCCAGAACACCGGCCAGTACCTGTCCGGCCTGGTTGAAATGACCTTCAACCTGGATGCCTACGAACCGACCGAATGGCTGGGGGGCTGGACCCTGTTCTACTGGGGATGGTGGATCGCGTGGTCCCCGTTCGTCGGCATGTTCATTGCCCGGGTTTCGCGCGGCCGGACCATCCGCGAGTTCGTCATCGGTGTGCTGATGGTGCCCACCGGTTTCACCTTCATGTGGATGACGTTTTTTGGTGACACCGCGTTGTACCTGTTGCTGATCGACGGGTTCCAGGGCCTGGGTGACGCTGTCCAGGCCGACACCTCGGTGGCGCTGTTCCGCTTCCTTGAGCACCTGCCAATGGCAGCCATCACGTCCACGCTGGCCACCCTGCTGGTCATTACATTTTTTGTTACGTCTTCGGATTCCGGCTCGTTGGTCGTGGACATGCTGACGTCCGGCGGAACGGACGAGGAAACGCCAGTCTGGCAACGCATCTTCTGGGCGGTGACCGAGGGCGCCATTGCCGCCGCCTTGTTGCTGGCCGGTGGTCTCCAGGCCCTGCAGACCGCCACCATCGCGTCGGCCCTGCCGTTCTGCGCCGTGATGCTGCTGATGTGCTGGGGCCTGTGGAAGGCGGTGCGCGCCGACCATGCGCGCCGGATCACGCGGTACACGACGACCATTCCACCCCGAGTGGCACAGAACCCGGTCACCTGGCAGCAGCGGATCGGGCGCATCCTCGATCATGCCAGCCGGGATGAGATCACGGCGTTCATCGACGGCCGGCTGCACCAGGCCATGGACAAGGTCGCCTCGGAGTTCCGGGCACGGGGCCTGGACGCCCATGTCGGCGCGACGCCGTCAAAGGCCCGCTGGATCGAAGTTGAACATGAGGGGGTACGCGACTTCTTCTACTCGGTACACGCGCGGCCGTACTCGCCGCCCAGCTTTATCATGCGTGACACCTCCCCCCGTCGCGGCGAAGCCCTCAGGTTCTATCACGCCGAGGTCTACCTGGCTGACGGTGGCCAGGGATACAGCGTGATGGGCTGGACAGAGGACCAGCTGATCGCCGACATCCTCGACCAGTATGAGAAGTACCTGGCCTACCTGGAGTCAATGAAACGCGCCGACGGGCTGCCCGAGGGGCTAGAGCACCGGCGCAGCCAGGCGTGA
- a CDS encoding ATP-grasp domain-containing protein, protein MENSSPGRRCAFLTMDSLEDFVSDADLAIAPMQALGWVVEKVSWRDTAADWDRFDMVYICTPWDYQDAPDAFLAVLRRIDASSARLVNDLAIVEWNLDKRYLREIESRGVAIVPSRWHDRFSVAQVDAAFEAFDAGRMVIKPVVGANADHTYVLERPLEPGLQAQLEQSFSERPHFIQPFIDAVVTEGEYSLFFFGGEYSHAILKTPASGDFRTQEEHGSNIQPVTPPAGLVDTARAALAQVEPAPVYARADFVRDTGDVFRVMELELIEPSLYFRTDTDSAARFAAALDQAGRQP, encoded by the coding sequence ATGGAAAATTCGAGCCCGGGGCGACGTTGCGCCTTCCTGACCATGGATAGCCTGGAGGATTTCGTCTCCGATGCCGACCTGGCCATCGCGCCGATGCAGGCGCTGGGCTGGGTGGTCGAGAAAGTGTCCTGGCGCGACACCGCGGCCGACTGGGACCGGTTCGACATGGTCTACATCTGCACGCCCTGGGACTACCAGGACGCCCCGGACGCATTCCTGGCGGTGCTGCGGCGCATCGATGCGTCCAGCGCACGGCTGGTCAACGACCTGGCCATCGTCGAGTGGAACCTGGACAAGCGCTACCTGCGCGAGATCGAGTCCCGCGGCGTGGCCATCGTGCCCAGCCGCTGGCACGACAGGTTCTCCGTCGCCCAGGTGGACGCAGCATTCGAGGCCTTCGACGCCGGCCGCATGGTCATCAAGCCGGTGGTCGGCGCCAATGCCGACCATACCTACGTGCTGGAACGCCCCCTGGAGCCCGGCCTGCAGGCGCAACTGGAGCAATCCTTCAGCGAGCGGCCACACTTTATCCAGCCGTTTATCGACGCCGTGGTCACCGAGGGCGAGTACTCGCTGTTCTTCTTCGGCGGCGAGTACAGTCATGCCATCCTGAAGACACCGGCCAGCGGCGATTTCCGTACCCAGGAAGAACACGGCTCGAACATCCAGCCCGTCACACCCCCGGCCGGGCTCGTCGATACCGCCCGTGCCGCGTTGGCGCAGGTCGAGCCGGCCCCGGTCTACGCGCGAGCTGATTTTGTCCGCGACACCGGCGACGTGTTTCGCGTCATGGAGCTGGAACTGATCGAACCGTCGCTGTATTTCCGCACCGACACGGATTCGGCAGCGCGGTTCGCGGCGGCCCTGGACCAGGCCGGGCGACAGCCGTGA
- a CDS encoding hotdog fold thioesterase produces MINTETSLDALNALNEGSMAAHLGIRIIALSENSVTGTMPVDHRTHQPFGLLHGGASGVLVETLGSMGSGLIVDWEKQAAVGTELNVTHLRAARSGHVTGTARLVRAGRRLHVWQVDIVDDADRPVATGRLTTMVVARD; encoded by the coding sequence ATGATCAACACGGAAACATCCCTCGACGCGCTCAATGCGCTGAACGAGGGTTCCATGGCTGCCCACCTGGGCATCCGCATCATCGCACTGTCCGAGAACAGCGTGACCGGCACGATGCCGGTCGACCACCGCACCCACCAGCCGTTTGGGCTGCTGCATGGCGGCGCCAGCGGCGTGCTGGTCGAGACATTGGGTTCGATGGGCTCCGGGCTGATTGTTGACTGGGAAAAACAGGCCGCCGTGGGTACCGAACTGAACGTGACCCATCTGCGCGCGGCGCGTTCGGGCCATGTCACGGGCACCGCGCGACTGGTCCGCGCGGGCCGCCGTTTGCATGTCTGGCAGGTCGACATCGTCGATGATGCCGACCGGCCGGTGGCGACCGGCCGGCTGACGACCATGGTGGTGGCGCGCGACTGA